The following nucleotide sequence is from Coffea eugenioides isolate CCC68of chromosome 3, Ceug_1.0, whole genome shotgun sequence.
GGCAGAAGAAGAAGCCTGCAAAGCCAACGACATCCAATTTCAACCCTCCCGAGTTCTCGTGGAGATAAAAGATGTGTACCCGCCGCCGGTTCTGGACTACCATAATCCCTGGAAAATCAAGAAAACCCTGATCCAATACGAAGTGGTTACTGGTAAACTCGTCATCCCGTTTACCAACACCTTTGACCACATCTTCCGTTACTGGACATTGGCCATGGCCAACCACGTGGTGTTGGGGCACAAAGTCAGTGTTGTCTTGTGGGATGTTACTGACCAAAGCAATCCTAAGAGGTTTTCCAATGACTCAATTTATTTCGAGATGCTGCCTAACGATGACTATGTTTTGGCGTGCATGGATTTGTTCAAGGACCGGAGCTTAAGTGTTGACGATGAAATAGGGCTGTTTTGGGATCTCAGGTCTTCAACTCTTCAATTCAAGTTACTTCGCAGGGCTATTATTTGATACTCCTCTCTAGTCTCTATCTATTAGTATTATATCTTTAGTTTGAGGGGTCTCCTTGACCCGGCCAAATTACCGCTCGTTCTGTTGTCTATTTCCAAGCATATTTCGAAGATTTACAACAATTGCATTGGATATGATTGTTATTGAGTGTTATAGTCGGGGTTCGTCACGTCTTTCTCTCTATTTTTTGGGAAGCAAATATAAATCATATGATAGCAGTTAAGGGGTGAAAAAGTCGAGAATTGGACTCAATAGCAGTGGAGGGTTCGCCACAGTGAATTGGTTTGACagggaaagaaaatcaaaaaaatccCAAGAAGGTATTCTAGTcgtctttcttttctttgtttagGCAAATGAAATAGTATAAAATGTTATAGCAGCATTTTGTGTTGCTTGCTTGATCGTGCAAGATCAATCTCGTATTGTGCAAGTCTTTCTTTTGTGTGTGAATTCGATTACAATCTTATTTAGATTTTAGAAGCCTTAATATGTCAAATCCAATATACTTATAACATGCCATTTTTGCTTCATATCATCATTGGAGTATAATTTATAAGTGGAAAAAAATATTTACCTAAGGGACAAAAGAAATATATTGTTCGAGGATCTTATTATTATTGAAATACAGAATGACAAAGAGATAGATAACAAAACAAATGAAACTAGTACTGTACCCGGGAATATGACATTTCACAATTCATAGTCTGCCTTTTAGTTTTTTCTGTTGTTGCTAGCCATAGCCCATAGGCCAGGATCCAAAAAAATATCAATAcaacttttttgtttcttttgggaAGTCAAATCACTGCCAAATTAATTAAGGATAACACCCGCTCTGCTGGTGGTGGGAAACTGAACTTGGCCCCTCAATTGTACGATATGAACCATCTCAACCTCTAGCCCCAAACCACCATGCTTGACCAAGCCTCTTCAAACTTGGTGAGATAGGAGGTCAAGGTTTCATAATAAGTGGTTCCCATTAATATCAATTGTCACAATAAGTGACTTCTCTAAAAAATTCAGACGGATACGTAACACATTCATTTAGTACGATGGTGATTCAATTCCTACCTGTCCCTCCATAAGCCCAATTGAACCTCCCCTTAAGTAAATTAGGATATAGATGAAATAGCgacaaatgacaaaaaaaaaaaaaaaaaaacctccgAAGGGCTAGTGGATGGAAATAGGGTTTTCCCTTCCGAGAGTTATATTCGGCTGTTGTTGGGCTACGTAATTTACTCGTTATAAAGCCATTTATTTGCCCATTGTCGTTTATGACGGCAAACAGAGCATGGGTTGGTCTGATTGACAGGCAACACCCAAGGTCGCATCACATGGACGCATACGCGAATATATATAAAAGTTTAAGTTTGCTCAAATTTCAATTATTGGGGTAGAACGGAATGAAGATACGTAATGGCTCCATCACTGATCAATCCCGCCTAGACCTACTCCTTAAATGCGCAACCCTCAGGCTGATGGATATCATCCAAATTTGCATTGCATGCACGAAATGAATTACAATACGAGCTCACTCAGCACCATCATTTTTAGGACCGACACTTGATGCTTTTACCGCAGCCAAACACAGGCAGAAGTTAAAATTTGAGAATGGCTGCACCACTCGATGGCTTGGAGGCAAAAACATAAAGCCCAAGATCATTCTTCTTTATGATCCCTTTGTCGATTCTTGATTGATAAAATTGCTCCTGAAACATACAAAAGACAGAATGCAAAGGCGACAATCAGCATTGCAACCATTCTGGATCGGCTATTCGGGAGGACTGGGAGGCTAACCTTCAAATTAAGGATGAATTGAGGAACAAGGCTCTCCTTCACGAAAGCAACTGCACAACCGCCCCATCCTGCTCCGGTGAGCCTAGCTCCAAGAGCACCGTTATCCCGACAAACCTTTACAAGTTCTTCCAACTCGGGACAGCTACAAGCAAGAGGAAATAATGTCATCAGGAAAGATATTCACACGGAATGAACATTAGAGAGTAAAACAAAACTTGAACACACGCACGCACGCACACACGCGTAAGGATACAATAACTCCAAGCATGTAATTGAGCAACTAGCAATCAAGTACCTATCTAACAAAATAATCTGAAGCCGTTTGTTCTAGAAAATGGTTTCCAAACTTTTACCTGCATTCGTAGAGGACACTACAGCTGTAGTGACTGTCATTCATCAGGTCACCAAGTTTCTTTAGCATCTCATCATCACTGCAATAATAGATCTTTGTCAAAAAGAAAGTCTCCAAAGGACTCCAGTTTATATAGGATCTGTTGACAGCTCCAATCTCAAGGAATATCTAGTGGAAGGAAGATATATACTCATTGAAAAGGTTTATCATGCATGATAAAACATGGCAAGGATAACATAGATGTAAGTATAACTTGCCTCAAATTTGAATATACAGTGTCTTTGAATGCATGCACACGTTTGGCTTCAGAGTACACATGAGCAGCTCTCTGAACGTTATATCAGAGAAGTTAGTCGGCGTTGAAAAAGAAGTCAAAACAGTTGCCAATGACATCTTAAATAACTACAGGTATTTCAGCTACACAGAAGAATAATTTAACAGATGGAAACTGCACAGATGTAACGAGGAACTGTTGATCAATCAATAGCTTGGTGATTTGGATAAGTGATAAACGATATATCAGGCAAAGAGGTATCCGTCCTCATAGGCAATAAACTGCATGACTTTGTAAAGTACTACTTCACACATTATACAGCTTTATCCttaagttttattttatttccctccCATGTACCATGCACCACTAGATTTGTTATTTCTGCCACTATATTGTGCACCATTTGAAGTTTTATTTTCTCACAGTATGGCTCTCAAAGTTTCCAATGATAAATTGACGGAGACTATTCAATAATTTGCCTCGAAACTGAAACCATCAAGGCGGGGAAAACTTAAAACACTAAatacagtgaaacagtagaaAAGTTAAATGTCGTATTAatgattaaaataaatattacgCACCTGGTGCAATTTGTAATGTTTGGCAACTCTCAGTACGTCCAAAGAAGTAGGAGATGCAGCAAAGATGTCTTCCAAACTTTTATCTGTGATTTTCTCAATATCTTCAGCACTGTATGGTTCCTCTTTCAAAAGTTCCTGTGTCAAAACCCGAAACTATTCAGGTTATAATTTCCAAAGGGTCAAACAAATACATGAAAAATACACAGACTCCCTTAAAGTGTGGGATTTTAGATAACACGGCATATGAAATGTAAATAATGAAAATCAAGCAGAttaaatttcttcttttttaaaagACAACTTCcccctttttcaaaattggcaATGTGTGGGAAACACACCTTCACTGCAAGGACAGGATCAGAAGATCCATGACCATGAGTACCAGCAAATGATACACAAAGTCCTTCAACATCAGAGAGAGTTTTCACATTAGCTATTGCATCCTCAGGTTTCATCCCCAATTTTATGCCGAGCACAATCTGCAAAAGCAAAATTTGTAAGGATACACATACTCTGTAAAGTGGCATCATTTACAAACATAGCCTCTATCCTTTTCAAAATGCCAAAACTCATCAGCTGTAATTCAAGGCACTGTATCCTTGTGCACCATAAAATCATTCTCTTCctcctttttccctctttcCATTTACTTAATGTGATCGCGGTGCTAAAACAAAGCTATATGGAAGGAACATTAGCACAGTAACCGTGAGGTCCCTGGTTCAACCCTCAATCCCTTCCGTTTCCCTTTCCACCATGTAAGCTTTGGAGTCTTGAACAACTCCCTCCCTCCCAACCCCCCACCCCCCTTCCCCCCGCGCCaaaaccaataaaaaaaaaaacacacacacacagagaaaATAGGACAGGACATAGAAAGAGGAATACATTTATTCTCCTGAGATAGTAGTTTGATGCCACCAAAAATACTGGTAAGTGTTCTACATATATACTGTTTCTAATAGGCCACGGTCTTGACATTCTACCCAacatatatatttaaaaaaaatgccaaAACCAGCAAAGACTAATAGCTAGATGTAGAACATTAAAATAATTGTTCAACTTTTCATTCCTACACAATTATTGTCTCAGGCCAGGAAGTTGACAAACTCACCACAAAGACAGTGGAGAAACTCTTAGTGAGTTGGCATCATTTTTAGGAAACGACAGTCTTAGTGCAAAGTCATGTTTTTTAGACAGACATATAAAATGCTTGCTGCTGCAGAATAAAGAATAGATGATGAATCATGGTATACTTACAGCTGCTAGCCGACATTCAACAACCCGATTATTGTAATTAGTTGCAGCAGTAACAGCTTTCTGGGATTCAGCCAAAGAATGGCCTATTACAAAAGTTCCACCAGGAGGGAGTTGCACATCAGTGGCACGAATAGGGTTGAAATCGATAAGCTCAGCAAAGCCAGTTTTGGCCATAACTGATATAGCCTGTCAAATGAAGCAGAAACTACAGATTTGTGAAATTAAGATTGTCATGATGCAggtgtcattttttttttaagttcacAAGAATATTCATATCCTTCTTGGATCAACATGATCACACTAACACTTCTTTTTCCCCCAATCAGTGACTTAAATCAAACAATGTGAGACAGAACTATAAAACATATACAAGAAATATTATGTTTGATCAAGCATAAGTGACATGCTTTTTATATCTACCAAGCATACTGTACACATTCTCTAACTTATTCTTACTTCCAACAACCACTGTCCAGAAGGAGAGCGCAAATAGTTTTTGTATTATAAAAAGACCACTGGATACATAATTTTACCATGCAACCCAGGTGAAAACTTATCATTCAAGACTACTAATGCTTCATAGAACTCCCATGGAAGGTACAAGATTGATAAGCTTCGAATTACTCAAACAGGCTATTACATACACTCTTCAACATAAAACAGCTTAAAGCTTAGTAAAGGCATTGCTCAGGTTCCAATTAAAAACTGTTCAACATATGAGTATCAGCATTCTGTCTAGAGTTCAATATAAGACCTGGAAAACAATTACATCATTGGTATTATTGTCAACTTTAAGCTGGATTTAGCATAAAATGATATTGTGACAGGTGCTGGAACCTACTTCTGCAGAAATCTTGCAGAGGCTACTTCAGAACTTCAAGAAACAGGCAAGGAAAGAGCAGAAAATCATTACCTGGTCCATTCCGCCAGATTGTGTGCCAATATGTCTTTCACATTCACAAGTAAGTTGAGCGAGTTCTTTCTGTTGAGCAAAAGTAAGGTAAATAAATTACACGGACAATCCGTTCCACAATCAAAATAGGCAAACTTCAGCTAAATGTTCATTCATAGCCACATAACCTTTGAAATCCCTTATTGAATTGTATGTGCATAAATTACAAATAAATCATGACGAATTCATGCTTGAAATCATGAATCATCACCACAGaaagtaaaaataataatgaaGCAAAAACCTGAGAATAAAAACATATCCAGGAACAGATATCAGATAGCCAACTCAGATATGAAACAGAAAATTACATTAAACACATGGGACATCAAGTATAGTAGGAGCGCCAAACCAGGAAACCTGTCAGTATGTCATGGAACTCGCTCTTACTTCTATTGCTTCATTTTATTGGTTCAAGATTCACTTACCGATCACCACTTGCAAAGATAATCAGATTTTGGCCAACAAATTTGTGACCGCTGAATAAGTAATAAGTTTGTTGGCTATAAATCCCGTTGTTTTATAAAGGCATAAAACTGATGTTTCTCTTGAGTGCACTTGCATGGGCTTCCTTTGAAATGTATAATATTAGTACTAACTTCAGAGCAGTACAAAAACAGTTTAATATTTTCTCTGCAGCTTTGATAGTTAGAATACCTTGGGAAAGTTCATGCCAAATGCAGCGATGACAGCAATTGTAGAAGAGCATACAAATGCTGCAGAGCTTGACAATCCAGACCCTGCAGCAAAGGAAATAATATATGTGTCAAAAAGTGTCAATCGACAAGACCCCCTTCCCCCAATTCTGCGAAAATCGTAATACAACTTATTTTCCAAATAAGGACAAGCATAAAGATGCCATCATACCGGTTGGGACAGTGCCATCAACTATGACATCAAGTCCAACTGGTGCACCCACATCtattccttttgatttggcataCTCATGGTACCCTTTgtacctgcaaaactcaacaataaTAATTTTCTCTCTACTCCTACAAATCCGAGTGCTGACTTCAATTAAACAAGTCACTAGCTTAAACTAAGTAACACTGCAGATCACGCAACACAATCTAACAGCTGTGGATGATGTAGCAGATCCAACCATGTAAAGCATAATGTTAAAAGTGGGTAGATTAGCCTTACCCACAAATGAAATAATGACCCCATCTGTGATTCTTCAGATCAATCTCCTGCAGCCAGAATAAGTAAGTAGCGGCATTTTGACGACCAAAACACTAGCGATGTGAAGAAGATACAGTATTCTTGCAGTAACTTTCATTACTTGACTTGCTTAAAATTTAATACAATAAGCACCCTTATAATAGTTACTGTCCTGAATTAAAGCTTTATAGCAAGCaaatactaatattttatacatCGAATTCCCCCCTTTGCATCAGCATCCAAGAGCAACGTCATGTTGAAAAGTTTCATGCTCTCCAGGATCATTTTCGTATAAAAATGATCCAAATCAATAAAGATATAAGCTTTACACCATACTTTTAATTTCAGCAAGTCTGCAGTTCCTAAGAATAGCCTTAAAAACTTGTTCTACTCTTGAAACTCTGGAACAGGTCAAGAAAACCCAATATCTAATGGCCCATAACCAGTAGCTGTCATAGTAAGCTCACTGCCTCTAACTTTCACAAAACATCATGAAGTGAAGAACTTTGGACGGACGCAATGAAATCGAAAATTGGAACCAACCAACGTATCTGTCCACAATACACCAATTCCATTGAAGTGCAACATTCCATTATCCTACACAACAAAATCAAGGAAGAGAAAATTACCTGTTCAGGATCAGCAGGATAAGTGCACATGGGATACTTGTCATTAACATTAGCAATCCTAAGAATCTTCTCGGAATGGTTAACCCTGATGCCAACAATAGCGTCTTGCCTAACAGCCATGGGCAAAACAGAGTAGCCCTCATAGTCAACATGCtcaccaatcaaattgactCGTCCTACACACGAAGGTAATACATAAAGGAAGACAATCAACAACATCcctttttgaccaaaaaaaaaatctttgctTGCAATCACAACAACATAACAGAACGACAAGCAGAAAGAAGAGCAGTTAtgtgctttatttattttaccaggGGAACGAGCATAAACATCAGGAAGGTGGCCAAAGAATTCTCGAAATTTAGACTTCAAAAGGTTGAACCGGAGCTCAGCTTCTTCAAGCTGGGATCCACCGCCATAAACTGGTTCCAGTGATGCATAGATTGGCACAGGTAATTCCTCATGCCTTGCCATTGATGAAATCAATCAATCAAAATGCAAAAGGTTCAGCTAAGCTCTTAATTCCCTCCCGGATAAGGTGAAACAGCGGAATATTATAGCGAACTATTTGGACGGAGGGGCGAGGGTAAAATACAGTCAGTGATGAACGAAAAATGTCGGAGTTTTGTCTaaccgtttttttttttttttttttatgcaggAGAGAGTAAgggttgaaaaaataaaaaggaaaaggataacGAATAGACGTTTTACCGGGTAGTGACTCGGTGTGATAAGAATTCTACCGAGtttaggagtttttttttttatcctaaaAGCATGGCTGATTTGTTACATACTAGTATAAATGCCCATGCTACGCACAGtaaattatatttttgaaaaaaattacaatctatgaaggaatttaaaaaaagtaaaatattataattaCGGACACATGAaagtatatttaaaaaaatgaaattttgtaacAATAGTTCAATATATGATAAAACATCTCCATTATTTATAAACTATCACTTTGATGAATGTTGGatcttgaaaaaaaatagaagtctATATCGTAAATTGAGCGACATAAGGGTCCAATTAAATATAATTGAATACTTAATTtgataagtaaatgaaatacttacaaacattttgcctttgatttgataatcttcTACGAAGGTGTCAACATTATTCATACCAATCACCTCTGAGTACGAACGCCAGTATTGGgggtttaattaattctgttgatttttgtgaagttcgTACTATAAATGAGAATGCACGATTTTTGCATTAATTAATGTGTTGATCGAACAATGCACCTCTATTTTCCTGACAATTAAAAGCACACATAattcaaaattatattttgttttagacagtttgtaaataatattatataaaaatatatacatataaataatgTATACCTTTGTTTTTAAATCTCTAAGATAAGAAACATCACAACGAAACATAAATCGTGCATGCTTGTGTTGAAGAGTGAAGTATAGGTTACCATTGGAATCTCTAACTTCTATGTTAACATTGTatctgttaaaaaaaaattgtgatgtATCATgcaaaaaattatattaaaattcaaaatatatgaaaataattacCTGACAATAATGTCGACTACATCATTACAATGTATACACACCATTTTTACAATATGAGATTGACATGGTTATCCATAATTTTTGCATAACTCATGGAACATATTATCTATGTTGATACTTTGAATGTAAGCAAGTATCCGAAAATATTTAACCTAAAACGATCCAACGAATGTATAGATTACAATTATTAATTCGAAATTACATGTAGATACTTGTTCATTACTTAATTAATTGAGAGGGATTGTACCGTAGATAGAACTGCATATTCAGATATCGATATTCTCTTAACATTTAATATCAACAATGCTTGGgacattataaaattgcatgaccGCAACCACGTCACTAATTTCTGAGCACATTTATCATTCTCAAACCTGCAAATTTGTCAAATACATATTCGTAAGGGTAtgaaatattattaataatttaatattttgatatttgtaaaacttaccaACTGTGTAGGTATTGAGCAAAATCCAAATAGTAATTGACATACAATTTGCTTGCTCGAATAGTATTAAGTGACGTTCCCGCACAATGTGCTATATTATTGataaactataaaaattaaataaaataaagtgaaaaaaaattgaattaccTTTATAATTTATCACACAAATACCATAGGCTAGCAAAACATTGTGTTTTGTAACAGTTTGAGGCAAGTGTTCACCATCATCAGTTGCAAATTTATCACATAAAGTCAACCGAACTAATGTCAAACTTCATTTAGAGAATTTTGGTAAGTATAAATCAAAATCTgcagaatataaaatattttaaagatATTGAATCTATTAACTAACCTTTTGTCAAGTAAAAGTATATCACACTTGGTTTTATCATTGATAGATGTTTGATAGTGTGAATCAACAGATACAACTAAACCAATTACATCTGCAAAAGATCAAATAGTATAAGTAATACCAGTTCAAATATACAACTTAAATAGAAGTATGGTTAATTAAGAATGAAATACCTACCAATTGCAAATCATTGTCCATGTGTTGTTCTGTATCTCTTAGTTTGACCAGATTAAACTTGAAACTGAGTATGGTTCCACAATCATCTAAAATATTCACTATATCCGTGTAGTTTTCAAATGATAATTGGTACTAATGTGGTGCAAGCCGATATTTAAGATCTGCCggaattacatatatattttgaaaccagtATACCTTACCTTCATGGAGATGATCTGCGAAAATATTTATTGTAATAGGAAGGTGGGTGAGAAGTGTTAGTTGGAGTAAGGTATGTAAGGAGTGTTAGTGGGAGTTACCTTCTTGTCTGAGGAAAATGTGGGAGTGTTAGTTGGAGTTAACTTCTTGTTTGAGGGAAAGGTGGGGGTGTAACGTACCCATGATTTTTTTTacgaaataaattaaatgcaaaatgctagaaaaatagaGTTGAGAGTGGGAAGGTTTGTGAATGCTTGTtgctaaaaatcccttctcAAATGGAGAGGAGATCCCACTCCACACCGAACAAGTTAACAACGGGACTCGACCCTTAAGACTATCTTAGGGGCAAAatctatatatctatatatctatataaatttgagaagcGGTTTTTAGCAACAAGCATTCACAAACCTTCCCACTCTCAACtctatttttctagcattttgcatttaatttatttcgtAAAAAAAATAATGGGTACGTTACACCCCCACATTTCCCTCAAACAAGAAGTTAACTCCAACTAACACTCCTACGTTTTCCTCAGACAAGAAGTTAACTCCCACTAACACTCCTTACATACCTTACTCCAACTAACACTCCTCACCCACCTTCCTATTACAATAAATATTTGCGCAGATCATCCCCATGAAGGTAAGGTATactggtttcaaaatatatatgtaattccGGCAGATCTTAAATATCGGCTTGCACCACATTAGTACCAAttatcatttgaaaactatacgAATATAGTGAATATTTTAGATGATTGTGGAACCATACTCAGTTTCAAGTTTAATCTGGTCAAACTAAGAGATACAGAACAACACATGGACAATGATTTGCAATTGATAGGTATTTCATTATTAATTAACCATACCTCTACTTAAGTTGTATATTTGAACTGGTATTACTTATACTATTTGATCTTTTACAGATGTAATTGGTTTAGTTGTATCTGTTGGTTCACACTATCAAACATCTatcaatgataaaactaagtgTGATATACTTTTACTTGACAAAAGGTTAGTTAATAGATTCAATatctttaaaatattttatattctgcaaattttgatttataCTTACCAAAATTCTCTAAATGAAGTTTGACAGTAGTTCGGTTGACTTTATGTGATAAATTTGCAACTGATGATGGTGAACACTTGCCTCAAACTGTTACAAAACACAATGTTTTGCTAGCCTATGGTATTTGTGTGATAAATTATAAAggtaattcaattttttttcactttattttatttaatttttatagtttatCAATAATATAGCACATTGTGCGGGAACGTCACTTAATACTATTCGAGCAAGCAAATTGTATGTCAATTACTACTTGGATTTTGCTCAATACCTACACAGTtggtaagttttacaaatatcaaaatattaaattattaataatatttcaTACCCTTACGAATATGTATTTGACAAATTTGCAGGTTTGAGAATGATAAATGTGCTCAGAAATTAGTGACGTGGTTGCggtcatgcaattttataatgtcCCAAGCATTGTTGATATTAAATGTTAAGAGAATATCGATATCTGAATATGCAGTTCTATCTACGGTACAATCCCTCTCAATTAATTAAGTAATGAACAAGTATCTACATGTAATTTCGAATTAATAATTGTAATCTATACATTCGTTGGATCGTTTTAGGTTAAATATTTTCGGATACTTGCTTACATTCCAAGTATCAACATAGATAATATGTTCCATGAGTTATGCAAAAATTATGGATAACCATGTCAATCTCATATTGTAAAAATGGTGTGTATACATTGTAATGATGTGGTCGACATTATTGTCAGgtaattattttcatatattttgaattttaatataattttttgcATGATacatcacaatttttttttaacagatACAATGTTAACATAGAAGTTAGAGATTCCAATGGTAACCTATACTTCACTCTTCAACACAAGCATGCACGATTTATGTTTCGTTGTGATGTTTCTTATCTTAGAGATTTAAAAACAAAGGTATAcattatttatatgtatatatttttatataatattatttacaaactgtctaaaacaaaatataattttgaatTATGTGTGCTTTTAATTGTCAGGAAAATAGAGGTGCATTGTTCGATCAACACATTAATTAATGCAAAAATCGTGCATTCTCATTTATAGTAcgaacttcacaaaaatcaacagaattaattaaacccCCAATACTGGCGTTCGTACTCAGAGGTGATTGGTATGAATAATGTTGACACCTTCGTAgaagattatcaaatcaaaggcaaaatgtttgtaagtatttcatttacttatcaAATTAAGTATTCAATTATATTTAATTGGACCCTTATGTCGCTCAATTTACGATATagacttctattttttttcaggatCCAACATTCATCAAAGTGATAGTTTATAAATAATGGAGATGTTTTATCATATATTGAACTATTgttacaaaatttcatttttttaaatatacttTCATGTGTCCGTGATTataatattttactttttttaaattccttcatagattgtaatttttttcaaaaatataatttaCTGTGCGTAGCACGGGCATTTATACTAGTGGTGATTAATCGGAGCCTTACGATTCGGATATccctgtgttgacaaaaaaaaaaaaaattgtcttaaggataaattttttttttttttttagttttaat
It contains:
- the LOC113764949 gene encoding galactokinase: MARHEELPVPIYASLEPVYGGGSQLEEAELRFNLLKSKFREFFGHLPDVYARSPGRVNLIGEHVDYEGYSVLPMAVRQDAIVGIRVNHSEKILRIANVNDKYPMCTYPADPEQEIDLKNHRWGHYFICGYKGYHEYAKSKGIDVGAPVGLDVIVDGTVPTGSGLSSSAAFVCSSTIAVIAAFGMNFPKKELAQLTCECERHIGTQSGGMDQAISVMAKTGFAELIDFNPIRATDVQLPPGGTFVIGHSLAESQKAVTAATNYNNRVVECRLAAIVLGIKLGMKPEDAIANVKTLSDVEGLCVSFAGTHGHGSSDPVLAVKELLKEEPYSAEDIEKITDKSLEDIFAASPTSLDVLRVAKHYKLHQRAAHVYSEAKRVHAFKDTVYSNLSDDEMLKKLGDLMNDSHYSCSVLYECSCPELEELVKVCRDNGALGARLTGAGWGGCAVAFVKESLVPQFILNLKEQFYQSRIDKGIIKKNDLGLYVFASKPSSGAAILKF